The Spirochaetota bacterium genome contains the following window.
GGTCCGCCACATCGAGCTTCGGGTTGCCGATCGATTCCGCGTAGACCGCCCTGGTTTTCGGCGTGATGGCCTTCCTGATCGCGTCCAGGTCATTGGACTTCACGAAGGTGACCTTAATGCCGAGCTTCCGGAACGTATAGTGGAACAGGTTGTAGGTTCCGCCGTAAAGGTTATCGGCCGAAACGATCTCATCACCGGCCTGGGCGATATTGAGGATCGATAGGGTTATGGCCGATTGACCGCTTGCCACTGCCAGGGCCCCGATGCCTCCCTCAAGGGCCGCAATCCGCTTCTCAAAAACGTCCGTTGTCGGATTCATCAGCCTGGTGTAGATATTGCCGAATTCCGCGAGGGCGAAAAGATTTGCAGCGTGGTCAGTGTCGTTGAACTGATATGATGTTGTCTGGTAGATCGGCACTGCCCGGGAACCGGTGGTTGGATCCGGCTCCTGGCCGCCATGGAGGGCCAGTGATTCAATCCTCAATTCTTCATCAATTTTGCTCATTGAAATCCTCCTAAATTTATATACCAGTAATCTTATAGATTTAGTAGTAATTATAATTTAAGGCTTTTTTTGTCAATAATAAATAATAGAATTATTGCGAAACTGCGTCTCGCCCTCGCAGGATAGCCCCTGCGGTGGGCTTTTAAGGGGCTTCGCCCCTTAACCCCGATTAAAAGAATCAGATTTGCAACAACTCGAATATTTATTTAAAAATATTACCCGATAGTTATCGGTTGAATACTAAAATTATTTATGCTATACAAAAAATAGCTAAACATTTGTGTGTACTAACCGATACTAATTATGTCAATACTTAAGTAAAAAAGGAGCACCTTCATGATGATCAACAAAACCACTGAATACTGGAACTACCGTCAGCCGCTGCAGGCCGGACCGGAGCGGGCGCCGCGTTTTCTCCGCAGGGACACGACCACGGCCAAAGGCGCCGATGTCGTTGATATTTCCGATGCGGCCCGGAGGCGGATGCTTGAGAAAAACAGCACTCCCCTGGTAAAATCTATCATGAGCTTTTCCCGCGAGATAGGGGAGATGGTGCGGACTTCAGAAAAGGATTACGATAACAATCGCGCCGCCAGGATCGAAGCGCTGCACAGGCGGGTCCGTGAAGGGTCCTATGATTTCGAGGATGGCTCCACGATGGAAGCGACGGCCTCCTCCCTCATGGCCCGGATGAATTCCCGGAAGAACAGCCCTGATTGCGCCTGAAATGACTGGACATCAATGGCCCTGGCCCTATACTGTTTCCCGGCCCGGAAAAACCGGGACAGGGAATCATGAAATTCGATTTTGACAGGATCATCGACCGCACCGGAACAGGCTCCTTCAAGTGGGACCTGGCGGACTCTATCTTCAAGGGATCGGGACTCCTCCCCCTCTGGGTCGCGGATATGGACTTTGAATCGCCCCCGGAGGTGGTGGCCGCCCTGGAAGAGCGGGCGCGCCACGGCGTGTTCGGATACACGGCGCCGATGCCGGAATACTTCCGGGCCGTGACGGACTGGTTCGAAAGGCGCCACGGATGGAGGATCGCGCCGGATTGGATCGTCCCCGCCCCCGGCGTGGTGCCGGCGCTGAACCTCCTCATCCAGACCTTCACCGAACCGGGCGACGGCGTCATCGTGCAGAAGCCGGTCTACTATCCCTTCATGGGCGCGATAAAGAACAACGGCCGGGTGATCATCAACAATCCCCTGAAGCTCGAGGATAAGGCCTACCGCGTCGATTATGATGACCTGGAGCAGAAGGCAAGGGATCCCAGGGCTCGGATGCTGATCCTCTGTAGCCCCCATAACCCGGTGGGACGCCTCTGGACGAAGGAAGAGCTGAAGAGCATCGGCGACATCTGCGCCGCCCATGATCTCCTCGTCATATCTGACGAGATCCACTGTGACCTGACATTCAAGGGCAATCGCCATGTTCCCTTCGGGTCCATCAGCCCCGGTTTTCTCATGAAATCCATCACCTGCACGGCGCCTAGCAAGACCTTCAACCTGGCCGGTCTCCAGACCGCAAACCTGGTCATAGCAAACCCTGAATTGAGGAAGCGCTACAACCGCACCATAGAATGCCTCGGCCTCAAGTGGCCCAATCTCTTCGGCGCAGAAGCCCTCATCGCCGCCTACCGCCACGGCGATGAATGGCTCGACCAGCTGATGGATTACCTCGACGGGAACCTCACCTTCCTCAAGGAGTTCATCGTGGAGAAGCTGCCCCGGGTGAAGGTGATCGAGCCCGAGGCCACCTACCTGGTGTGGCTCGACTTCAGGGAGTACGGCCTTGGCAATGAAAATCTCAAGAAGCTTCTCCGCGACCAGGCCCGCCTCGCCCTGGACGACGGTTACATCTTCGGCTCCCCCGAAGGGGACGGCTTCGAACGGATCAATATCGCCTGCCCCAGGGCGATACTGGAGGAGGCGATGGAGAGGATGCGGGGAGCTCTGGAAGGACTCTAACGTATTCGGTGCACAATCCCCTCATCCCCCGGCTCCTTTTTATCCTCACCCGGAACTATTTGACAGAGGAACCATAACCGATTACATTTAATATAGAGATATTTTTCCTGCGCATCATCCAGATAAAAGGAGGCGCACAAATGAAACTGGCGGCGATAACCGGATGCGACAGCGGGATCGGCAAATCCCTCGCCGGCCTCTTCGCCGGCGCCGGCTACACGGTCATCGCGTCATATCTCGAGCAGAATCCCTTCCCGGGCAGGAACAACATCATGGCGCACAGGCTCGACCTTCGCGACGAATCGTCGATCATCTCCTTCGCGACCCTGGTCAACCGCTACTGCAGCGAGGGGCATCGCCTGGAATTCTTCATCAACAACGCCGGCGTCGCACTGGGGGGCCCCTTCGAGAACCTGCCCC
Protein-coding sequences here:
- a CDS encoding pyridoxal phosphate-dependent aminotransferase, with translation MKFDFDRIIDRTGTGSFKWDLADSIFKGSGLLPLWVADMDFESPPEVVAALEERARHGVFGYTAPMPEYFRAVTDWFERRHGWRIAPDWIVPAPGVVPALNLLIQTFTEPGDGVIVQKPVYYPFMGAIKNNGRVIINNPLKLEDKAYRVDYDDLEQKARDPRARMLILCSPHNPVGRLWTKEELKSIGDICAAHDLLVISDEIHCDLTFKGNRHVPFGSISPGFLMKSITCTAPSKTFNLAGLQTANLVIANPELRKRYNRTIECLGLKWPNLFGAEALIAAYRHGDEWLDQLMDYLDGNLTFLKEFIVEKLPRVKVIEPEATYLVWLDFREYGLGNENLKKLLRDQARLALDDGYIFGSPEGDGFERINIACPRAILEEAMERMRGALEGL